TCCCGGCGTCGGCGGAGTTTTTCCACCACCGGGGGAAGATGGGCCTGGTCTCCCTCCAGGGCCACCGGGATGGCGTACTGCTTGGGATGGCTAGTGGAAAGCCGGGCCCGGGCCAGTTTGTGGATGGCCTCCACATAATCCCGCAAGGCCTCCGCCGGACCGGAGACAATCCCCCAGCCAATCCGGAAACCCGGGGCCAGATAACACTTGGAAAGCCCGTTAAAGGTCACCACCGGGACATCCGGGGCCAGAGCGGCAATGGAGACATGTTCGTCTTCGTCGAAGACCAGTTTGTCGTAGATCTCGTCGGAAAAGATAACTAGGCGGTGGCGCCGGGCCACCTCGGCGATGGCCGCGAGGACCTCCCGGCTGAAGACCGCCCCGGTGGGATTGTTGGGATTGATGAGGACGATCCCCCGGGTGCGTTCGTTCACCCGGGAGGCGATCTCCTCCGGATCGGGCTGCCAGCCCTCCTCCTCGCGCAGGTAATAGGGACGGGCCTCGGCCTCCAACTTGGCCAGGATAGCGGTATAGAGGGGATAGCCCGGAAAGGGCACCAGGACGTTGTCGCCGCTATTTACCAGAGCGGTAAGGGCGAAGTCGATGGCCTCGCTGGCTCCGGTGGTGATGAAGATGTCCACCGGCTCGATCCCCCGACGCCGGGCCTCCCGCCGGATGGCCTCCAGGGCCTCGTCCACCCCGGCCGAGGCTGAATAGCCCGTAAGGTTTTCAAACATGGCCTTACAGGCCGCCTCCACCAGCGGCCGGGGCGTGTAAAAATCATATTGGATGGGATCTCCAATATTCAGGAAGAGGAGTTCTCGGCCCCGACGGGCCGCCTCCTCCGCGGTGAGCACGATGTCCCTTACCGCGTACTCGATCCTTTCCGTGCGCCGGGCCGGTTTTACCGGAGGAAATTCCGCCATGGGACTCACCCTCATCCGAGGTTGAAAGGTGATATTGCCTCCGGAGGGGCGCTTTGTCAATTCCCTACCCTCCGATGGCCCTCATGGGGCGCCGGCGCTTTCCGGAAAGCTCCTTGCCGAAGGGCTTGCGGCGCACGGCCTCAAGCAGGGCCTCTCGCAGGACCTCCGGGCCCCGGCCCAGGTAAGGACGCAGATCGAACTCCTCCTCCGAAAAGAGACAGAGCCGCAGGCGACCCTCGGCCGTAAGCCTCAAGCGGTTGCAGCGGTCGCAGAAGTGCCGACTGATGGCGGCAATGAAGCCCACCCGTCCCCGGGCCCCGGGAAGACGGAAGACCCGGGCCGGCCCTCCACCCTGAGAGGGGACCTCCTCCAGGGGGCCGAGCTCCCGTACCCGTTCCATGATCTCCGCCAGCGGCAGGAAACGCTCCTCCTCCCAGGACACCCCCGGGCCCACGGGCATGAACTCGATAAAGCGGACCTCCAAGGGCTCGGAAAGACTGAGACGGGCCATCTCCAGGATTTCGTCCTCATTCACCCCGCGCATGACCACCATGTTGACCTTTACCGGATGAAGCCCCACGGAAAGGGCGGCCTCAAGCCCGGAAAGGACCCGGGAAAGACCGTCCACCCCGGTAAGCTCCCGAAAGCGCTCCGCCTTCAGGGTGTCCAGGCTGAGATTGACCCGGTGGAGTCCAGCCTGTTTGAGCTCCCGGGCCAGTTCCGCCAGACGGTAGCCGTTGGTGGTGAGGGAGAGATCCCGGAGTCCGGGAATTTCGGAAAGCATACGCACCAGATGGGGAAAATCCCGACGTACCAGGGGCTCCCCCCCGGTAAGCCGGACCCGTTCCACCCCCAGAGAGACCGCCGCGGCCACCACCTCCCGGATCTCCTCTAAACTTAGAATATCCTCCCGGGGGAGCCACTCGGAAAAGTCTCGACTACAGTAAAGACAGCGGAAATTACACCGGTCGGTGACCGAGACCCTCAGGTAACGGAGCCTTCTTCCGTAGCGATCTTTAAGCATTTCAAGTGCTTTTTATACTCCTCTCGCAGGCGGTTGAAAAGGTTAAGGGTCTCGGCAGCGGCATAATCGGGATAGGTCCAGGGAAGGGTGCGAAAGGAGCCCTGCCGGAAAATAAGGGTAACCTCAGCGAAGACCCCCCGGCCGAGATAGATCCGGTGGGCAAAATCCTTGAAGGTGGAAAGGACCACCCGGGAAAGAAGGAGATAGCCCGGATCCAGATTCACCGTGCGGCGCCCTTTTTGGGAGAAGGCCTTTTCCACCCGATAGGCCTGATGCTTGATCTCTACCAGATCCTCCTGCGGACGCAGATCGAAAAAAAAGAAGGCCCGGACCAGGGGGGAACCGAACTCCGCAAAGTAATAGTCGGTGTAACTGAAGGGTCGCCAGGGGGAGCGAAAGAGCACCGGGCCCAGGGTTTCGGAGAGGGCCTCCACGGCCTCCAGCACCCGGGCCTCTTCCCTCCCGAAGGCGCTCACGAAATAAAGGGCTTCAGGGGGCTTGCGGGGATGGCTCATCCGGAAGGACCTCTGCCAGGGGCCGGGCCTCTTCCACCAGGAGCACCGGAATACCCTCCCGGATCTCGTAAAAGAGCCCACAGGGGTGACAGATCAGCCCCGGAGGGTCTTCCCTTTCCTCAAGTCCTCCCTTACACCGGGGACAGGCCAAAAGTTCCCGCAATTCCGGCGGAAGTCCCATCTCTTACCTCCCACTTGCCTTGGGTTTCCGAATACTTATATACTACCACCATGGCCCAGAGAATCCTCCTTATCGAAGACGATTCCGATATCCGGGAACAACTGAAAGAGTACCTGGGCCTCCTGGCCCCCGGAAGCGAGATTCTTACGGCCTCCAACGTGGCCGAGGCCGAAAAACTCCTCCAAGAGAAATCCTTTTCCCTGGTGATCTCCGACTGTCTCTTGCCCGATGGTCTGGCCTGCGAGCTCTTAGAAGGAATCTCTCCCGGGACCCCGGTCATTATCCTTACCGGCTATGCGGAAGAGGAAGCTCTCCAGAAGGTCTCCTCTGTTTTCCCCGGGCCCCTTTACCTTTTTAAAAAACCTATTTCTCTTTCGGAGATCGGGAAAATTGTCCAAAGACACCTTAAAGGGGTTTGAGTCCCTGGCGGAGGCCCTTTCGGAAAGGCTGGGGGTCTCCCGCAGAAAGGCCCGGCTCTTTCTGCGGGCCCTGGCGGAGGAGCTGCAAAGGGCCCTTGAGGAGGAGGGAGTGGTCCATCTGGGAAGCTGGGGAAGGTTTCGGGTCTTTCGCGGAAAGAAAGGGGTCCGGGTAGTTTTCCGGCCGGGGAAACCCTTGCGGGAGGCTTTTCAGCAGGTGAGATGAAAGGCCCCGGCCACCCGGCGGCCCTCGGAAAAAAGCTGGTTGAATCTCTCGGCGGCCTTGGCCGTGGGATATATTTCCAGGGTGATCCCTAAGGCCTGGGCCCTCTCCTTCACCCGGGGATCCACCCGCATGACCCCCGAGGCCCCGGTGCCCACCACCAGGACCTCCGGACGCGCCGCCCAGACATCCTCGAGATCCTCAGGGGCCAGGAGGTGGCCCTCCCTTCTCCACCAGTCCGGCACCACCCGCCCCTCGATGATCTTGAGGTCCCGGCGATAGGTCTTTCCCGAGACTACCATCTCTCCGAAACGATAGGCCTCGATCATGCGGCCTCCCGCAGGAGGGCTTCTTCCTCGCGCTTCAGGGCTTCGGTGCGGAAGTGGGTGATCAGGGCATCGATAAATTCGTCGAGATCCCCGTCGAGGATCTCTTCCAGCCGGTAGAGGGTGAGCCCGATACGGTGATCCGTGACCCGGTTCTGAGGAAAGTTATAGGTGCGGATGCGTTCGCTGCGCTCTCCGGTGCCCACCTGGCTGCGGCGCGCGGCCTGGATCTTTTCCTGCTGCTCCCGCAGTGCTTTCTCGTAAAGACGGGCCCGCAGGATCTTTAGGGCCGTGGCCCGATTCTGATGCTGGCTGCGTTCGTTGGCACAATAGACGGTAATTCCCGTGGGCAAATGGGTAATACGCACCGCACTTTCCGTGCGGTTTACATGCTGGCCTCCGTGGCCCGAGGCCCGCATGGTCTCGATGCGCAGCTCCTCCGGCCGAATCTCCACCTCCACCTCGTCAGCCTCTGGAAGGACGGCCACCGTCACCGTGGAGGTATGGATACGGCCCCCGGACTCCGTAACCGGGATGCGTTGCACCCGGTGCACCCCGCTTTCGTATTTTAGGCGGCTATAAGCCCCCTTACCTTCCACACGGGCGATGACCTCCTTGAAGCCCCCCAGCCCGGTCTCATGGGCCGAAAGGATTTCCAGGCGCCAGCCCCGGCGTTCGGCATAACGGGCATACATACGCAGGAGATCCGCGGCAAAAAGGGCCGCCTCTTCTCCTCCGGCCCCGGCCCGAATCTCCAAAATGACATCCTTTTCGTCGTTGGGGTCTCGGGGAAGGAGAAGAAGGGGGATCTCCTTTTCCAGGGCCTCCGCTCGGCTCTCCAGAGTCTTCAGTTCCTCCCGGGCCAGCTCTCGCAACTCCTCGTCCCCTTCCTCAAGCAGTTCCTTGTTTTCTTCGATCTCCTTCAGGACCCGGCGGTATTCCCGATAGGCCTCCACGATCCCCTCAAGTTCGGCATGTTCCCGGGCCAGCTCCGCATAGCGCTTGCGGTCCTCCAGGGTCTCCGGATCGGAAAGGAGCCGGGAAAGCTCCTCGTAACGCCGCTCTACTTCGGCCAGTCTGGAAAGGTAAAGGTCCGAAAGGGCCATCTTAAGAGGACTGCTTCTCGTAGTATTCGGCGTATTTTTTCATGAACTTTTCTACCCTTCCTTCGGTGTCCACAAAACGCTGCTCCCCGGTGAAAAAGGGATGGCACTTGGAGCAGACCTCCACCCGGATCTCCGGCCGGGTGGCCCCCACGGTAAATTCGTTTCCGCAGGCACAGCGTATCACCGCCTCCGGATAATATTCGGGATGTATGCCCTTTTTCATCTCCCTCTACCTCCTTTCTTTTGTCCCATTTAAAACTCTCTTGAGCCCCTTTTCAAGCATCTTACTGGTTCATGGAGGCCAGGAATTCGGCGTTGCTCTTGGTGTCTTTCATCTTGTCCAGCAAAAATTCCATACAGTCCACCGGATTGAGGGGGGAAAGCACCTTGCGCAGGAGCCAGACCCGGTGGAGGATCTCCGGGGGCAGGAGGAGTTCTTCTTTCCGGGTCCCGCTGAGGTGAATGTTGATGGCCGGCCAGATCCGACGGTCGGCCAGGCGCCGGTCCAGATGAATCTCCAGATTTCCGGTGCCCTTGAATTCCTCAAAGATCACCTCGTCCATCCGGCTGCCGGTATCGATAAGGCAGGTGGCAATGATGGTCAGACTCCCCCCTTCCTCGATGTTTCGGGCCGCTCCGAAAAAGCGCTTGGGCTTGTGGAGGGCCTGGGCATCGATCCCTCCGGAAAGGAGTTTTCCGCTGGAAGGAACTACGGTGTTATAGGCCCGGGCCAGCCGGGTAAGACTGTCCAGGAGAATCACCACGTCGTAACCGTATTCCACCAAACGCTTGGCCCGCTCGATCACGATTTCGGCCACCTGGGTGTGCCGCTGGGGAGGCTCGTCAAAGGTGGAGCTGATGACCTCGGCCGCGGGCACATTCCTTTCCATGTCCGTGACCTCTTCCGGACGCTCGTCGATGAGAAGGATGATGAGATAGACCTCGGGATAGTTGCGGGCGATGCCGTTGGCGATGTTCTGCAGAAGCATAGTCTTTCCGGTCCGCGGCGGAGCCACAATGAGCCCTCGCTGACCTTTCCCTATAGGACAGAAGAGATCTACGATCCGGGTGGAGAAGTTGTCCGGATCGGTCTCCAGGCGCAGCCATTCGTTGGGGTAGATGGGCGTGAGCTGATCAAAAGGAATCCGCAGGCGGGCCTTCTCCGGGCTCTGAAAGTTGATCTTTTCGATCTTAAGGAGGGCGAAATACTTTTCGCCTTCCTTGGGCGGACGGATGAAACCCGAGACCGTATCTCCGGTACGCAGTCCGAAGCGCCGGATCTGGGAGGGAGAGACATAGATGTCCTCCGGGCCGGGAAGGTAGCTATAGTCCGGAAAGCGCAGGAAACCAAAGCCTTCCGGAAGGACCTCCAGCACCCCTTCGGCCCGGACTTCCCCTCCCTTTTCCAGATGGGCCCGCACGATGGCCGAGACCAGCTCCTGCTTGCGCAGATCCCCGGCGTTCTCCACCCCGTAGGCCAGGGCCAGCTCCGCCAGCTCGCTGAGGGGCCGCCGGCGCAACTCCGAAAGCTCTAGGACCTCGATCTCCTCAGAAGGAAGCTCTTCTTCCTTGGGCAAAACCTCTTGAGACATGTGCTTACCTCGTATTTCGGAAATTTTTTGGAAACCCCGGAGGGGACAATAAGGACCGACTGGTCTTTATCAATATAAAAGGGGCGCCCCAAATGTCAAGGGCGCCCCGAAGATTTTAATAACCCTCGCCGTAGGCCAGCTCCTCACGGGTGATGCGGTAGGAGAAAGTCCGGTAGGTCCAGAGGGTGTAAAGGAGGACGATGGGCACGAAGACTACGGCCACCACGGTCATGATCTTGAGGGTGAGGGGGCTAGAGGAGCTATTGTAGATGGTAAGGGACCATTCCGGGTTGAGGCGAGAGGGGAAGAGGTTGGGAAAGAGCCCGGCCACCCCCCAGGCGGTCACCCCCAGGATGGCCGCCCCGGAGGAAAGGAAGGCCGCAAGCGTCCGGCCGGCATTAAGAAAATAAGGGACCAGGATAAGCCCCACCACGGCCAGCAGGGGAAAGACGAAAAGCACCGGGGCCTTGAGGTAATTGCCCCAGAGGGGGGTGAGCTTCAAGGAGAAAAGGAGCACGGCCACGGCCAGCACGGCCTCAAAGACCCAGAGGATCTTGGCGTCCCGCAGGAGGCGCTCCCGAAACTCGCCGTTTACCCTGAAGGCCAGCCAGCAGGCCCCGTGCACAGAAATGGCCACCACGAAAAGGGCCCCTACCAGCAGGGCGTAGGGGTGAAGGAGGGTAAGGAAGCTTCCCCGAAAGATCCCCTGGGCATCGATGGGCAACCCCAGGAAAAGATTTCCGAAGGCCACCCCCAGGATGAGGGTGGCCACCAGGGAAGAGATCCAGAAGAGAAAGTCCCAGAAGCGGCGCCAGCCCTCACCGGCCACCTTTTCCCGGAATTCGATGGCCACCCCGCGGACGATCAGGGCGAAAAGGAGCACAAAAAGGGCGGTATAAAGGCCGCTAAACATCACGGCGTAGGTCTTGGGAAAGGCGGCAAAAGTGGCCCCACCGGCGGTGATCAACCAGACCTCGTTGCCGTCCCAGAAGGGCCCGATGGCCTGATAGACCGCCCGGCGCTCGGCCTCGTTTTTGGTCACGCAGGGCAGAAGGATCCCCGCCCCGAGATCAAAGCCGTCCAGGACGAAATAGACCGCCCATAAAACTCCCCAGAGCACAAACCATATGACCTGAAAGACGTTGTGTTCCATGGCTCATCCCTCCTTTCTAAATTTTAAGCCGTCACGGGTTCGGGCCCTTTACGGGCGTAGTGGGCCAGCAGCCAGAAGTCGATCACCCCGAGGATGGTGTAGAAGATCAGGAAGGCCGCCAGAGTCACCCCTACCTGGACCGGAGAAATGGGGGAGACGGCCTCGGCGGTCTTCATCACCCCGTAAACGATCCACGGCTGGCGCCCCACCTCGGCCACCATCCAGCCGGCCTCAAGGGCGATGTAAGGGAGGGGGATAGACCAGATGAGGGCCCGCAAAAGCCCGGGCGAGGCCTCGGGATTTTCCCGATTCTTAAAGGCCCAGAAGGAAAGGAGCACGAACCAGATTCCCAGAAGGACCATGATCCGGAAACTCCAGAAGGTGAAAGAGACCGGGGGCCGTTCCTCCGGGGGAAAGTCTTTGAGGCCCTTCACCTCGGCCTCTGGAGAATGAAAGGCCAGGAGACTCAGGAGCTTGGGAATCTTGATCTCCACCAGGTTGCGCTCCTTAGCCGGATCGGGAATGGCAAAGAGGGTCCAGGGGGCCCCTTTCTGGGTCTCCCAGAGGGCCTCCATAGCCGCAAGCTTGGTGGGCTGGGTGTGGGCCACCTCCGTGCCGTGGAGATGGCCTTCCACAAAAACGAAGAGACTAAAGATGAGGGTCCAGACCGCGGCCACCCGGAAACTCTTTTTGAAAAAGGCCACCTCCCGGCCCCGCCGCAGATGCCAGGCCGAGACCCCGAGGACAAAGAGGCCCGAAAGAATGTAGGCCGCAGGTACGGTATGGAGAAATTCCAGCCAGGCAAATTTGTTGAAGACCACCTCGGCAAAGCTCTTAAGCTCCGCCCGGCCGTTCCGCAGCACATAGCCCACGGGGTGCTGCATCCAGCCGTTGGCAATCAAAATCCAGAGGGCGGAAATGTTGGAGGCCAAGGCCGTAAGCCAGATGGCCAGACAGTGCATCTTGGGAGAAAGGCGGTTCCAGCCGAAGGCCCAGACGGCGATGAAGGTGGACTCCAGGAAAAAGGCCAGGGTGGCCTCAATGGCCAGAAGGGACCCGAAAACATCTCCCACGTATTCGGAATAGTAGCGCCAGTTGGTCCCGAACTGAAACTCTAGGGTGATCCCGGTGACCACTCCCAGGGCAAAATTGATGAGAAAGAGCCTCCCCCAGAACTTGGCCGCCCGCCGGTAGTCCTCGTCCCCGGTCTTCACATAAAGGGTTTCGTAGATGGCGGTTAAAATGGAAAGCCCCAGGGTTAAAGGCACAAAAAGGAAGTGAAAAAAAGCCGCGGCTCCAAACTGCAACCTAGAAGCCCAGACCACATCCATTTTTAACACCTCCTCTCCTTATTTTGTGTAAAAGTAAACCCAAAAGATTAACCTTTTCTGTAAAATCCAACCCTATTCACCCTTTCATGGTTTTCACCCCCCCCTTCTTGAGTTTTAACTAATTTTATTTTCGGCGCCGGCTGCGCCGGTTGTCAAGGAGGCAGGACTCGCGTTGGACCAGGTCCGCAAAGGTGATCTGGTCGAGCTTTTTGCGCAGAAGTTCCCGGATCTCGGCCCAGACCTCATGGGTGGGACAGAGGGAGGAGCGTTTACAGTTTTCCGGATCCAGGACGCAGTGACTCAAGAAGATCTCTCCGCTCATGGCCTCCACCACCCGGAGAAGGGTTAGCTCCTCCGGGGGCACCGCCAAGCGATATCCCCCTTTACGTCCCCGGGTAATGGTAATAATACCCGCCCGGGCCAGATCCTGGGCGATCTTGGCCAAAAAGGGCTCCGGGATATCCATGGCGCGGGCAATATTCCAGCGGGGAATGGTCTTTTCCGGATAGCGGGAAAGATAGAGCACACAACGTATCCCGTAGTCCTCGGCCTGGGTAATCTTCATCTCCGGGTCTCCTTTAATTTTTGAGACCAGGTTAATCTATAAATTGAACTTTGTCAAGAAATCTGGAGGGCGTTTTCTTCAATAAAACGGCGCACGGCGGCCGGATCGGCGGGAAGAATGACCACCCTTCGGGGTCTTTCGGAAAGGCCCTTGAGGGCCTCGGGAATCGGGGGTTCAAAGCCCAGGGCCCGGGATACGGCCTCGGGAAATTTGGCCGGATGCGCGGTGGCCAGACAGATCATGGGGCGGGCCTCCAGGAATTCAAGGGCCGCCCGTACCCCTACAGCGGTGTGGGGATCCAGGATATAGCCCGTTTCCTGATAAAAGTCCCGAATGGTCTCCAGGGTTTCCTTCTGGGTCACGGAGGCCGAAAGGAAATCCCTCTGGACCCGGCGGATCTCTTCTTCGGAAAACCGGAGACGGCCCTCTTCGGCAAAGCGGACCATGGCCTCCCGCACTCGTTCCGGATCCTCCCCGAAAAGATAGTAGAGATAGCGCTCGAAATTGGAGGCCACCTGGATGTCCATGGAAGGACTGAGGGTGGGGATCACCTCCCGCACCGAATAGTCCCCCCGATTTACGAAGCGGGTAAGGATGTCGTTTTCATTGGTGGCCAGAATCAGGCGCTCGATACGGCCTCCGAGCATCCGGCGGGCCAGATATCCGGCAAAGATGTCCCCGAAGTTGCCGGTGGGCACGGAAAAGCGCACCTCCTCCGCCCCCTCCGCCTCGGAAACCCGAAAGTAGGCCCAGAGATAATAAACGATCTGGGCCATCACCCGGGCCCAGTTGATGGAGTTCACCGCCCCGAGCCGATAGCGCCTTTTGAATTCCAGATCCCCAAAAAGTTGCTTAACGATGGCCTGACAGTCGTCGAAGGTCCCCTCAAGGGCCAGATTGAAGACATTGGGGTCGGTCACCGTGGTCATCTGCAGGGCCTGTACCGGGGAGACCCGCCCGTGGGGATGAAGGATGAAGATGGCCAGATTCCGCTTCCCCCGCACCCCGTAGATGGCCGCCGAGCCGGTATCCCCCGAGGTGGCTCCCAAAATATTCATATATTCTCCGCGCGTAAGAAGCAGATATTCGAAAAGGTTTCCCAGAAACTGGAGGGCCACGTCCTTAAAGGCCAGGGTGGGCCCGTGAAAGAGCTCCAGGATCCAGACCCGCCCCTTTTTCACCACCGGAGTAATATCCGGATGGGTAAAAGTGGCATAGGAGCGGTCCACCAGAAGGCGCAGTTCGCTTTCCGGGAGGTCGTCGGCGAAGAGCCGGAAGACCTCGTAGGCCAGATCCTGGTAAGAAAGCCCTCGAAGGCGGCGCAGGTCCGCCTCCGAAAGCTCCGGGATCTTTTCAGGCACAATAAGGCCCCCGTCCGGGGCCAGCCCCTCCAGAACCGTGGCGGTAAAAGGGAGGGGGGAAATCCCTCCCCGGGTACTGAGATATCTCATGTCCTAAACTTTAAACCGGGAAACCGACCGGGCAAGCTCCTTGACCACCTCCACCAGCTGGTGCATGGCCTGGAGATTCTCTTTTACCCCGGAAAGGGTCTTCTGGGCCGCGGTATAGGCCTCCTCGGCCTCCCGGGCAAACTGCCCGGCGCCGGCCTTCTGCTTTTCCACCTTCTGAGCGATATCCGCGATCACCGCGGTCTGCTCCTCCGCCGCCGCGGCAATGGCGGAGGCAATCTGGTCGATCTCCTGAATGACCCCGGCGATTTCGTCTGCGGCCCGAAGGGCCTCTTCACTTTCGGCCTGCATGGTCCGGATCTTTTCGGTGATCTCCCCGGTGGCCTCGGCGGTCTGTCGGGCCAGCTCCTTGACCTCGCCCGCCACCACGGCAAAACCCTTTCCGGCCTCTCCGGCCCGGGCAGCCTCGATGGTGGCGTTCAGGGCCAGAAACTTGGTCTGCTCGGCGATACCCGTAATAAGCTGGATCACCCCCTCGATCTCCTGCGAGGCCGCCCCCACCCGGTGCATAATCTCCTGAGCCCTCTGGGCCTTTTCCACCGCCTCCTTGGTGATCATGCTAGCCCGGGTGGTGTTCTGACTGATCTCCTGGATGGCGGTGGAGATCTCGTTAATGGACCGGGATTCCTCCTCCACACTCTGCAGGATGGCCCCGGCCTCCTCCTTCATGCGCGTGGCCCGCTCGCCCGCGGCCTCGGCCTCCCGGGCGGCCGCCTCCAACCTCTCCCTTACCTCCTCGGAAAGGGTCTCCCCCTTGCGGGAGACCTCCGCGGTATCCCTAATGAGGGGCTGGAGATGGTCGGCCATGCGATCCAGGTGGGCAAGGATCTGGGCCATTTCGTCCCGCCCGGAAGCCCGGGTCCTAAAGGAAAAGTCTCCTCCGGCCATGCGGTCCACCGCGGAAAGGACTTGGCGCACCTTACGCCCGAGCCGATAGGCCATAAAGGCAAAGACCAGAAGGGTACCCACCACTAACCAGAGGTTGAGAAAAAGCGAGACCTTTTTCACCAGATCGAGACTCCGACGGGCCTCCCCTTGAAGTTGATCCATCCTCTTTCCCAATAGATCCTCTAAACGGGGAAGGAGCTTAAAGAGAAGTTCCTTGGAGAGGGGGTTAGCCCTTTCGTTGTAGACCGCAACCACCTCCTCGAAGTCGGCCTCTTCCGAAAGGAGTTTAGAGATCTCCCCTCCGGCCAGATGGAGCTTGCGGTCCACCTCCCGGATCCGGGCC
This portion of the Thermosulfurimonas marina genome encodes:
- a CDS encoding cytochrome ubiquinol oxidase subunit I; amino-acid sequence: MDVVWASRLQFGAAAFFHFLFVPLTLGLSILTAIYETLYVKTGDEDYRRAAKFWGRLFLINFALGVVTGITLEFQFGTNWRYYSEYVGDVFGSLLAIEATLAFFLESTFIAVWAFGWNRLSPKMHCLAIWLTALASNISALWILIANGWMQHPVGYVLRNGRAELKSFAEVVFNKFAWLEFLHTVPAAYILSGLFVLGVSAWHLRRGREVAFFKKSFRVAAVWTLIFSLFVFVEGHLHGTEVAHTQPTKLAAMEALWETQKGAPWTLFAIPDPAKERNLVEIKIPKLLSLLAFHSPEAEVKGLKDFPPEERPPVSFTFWSFRIMVLLGIWFVLLSFWAFKNRENPEASPGLLRALIWSIPLPYIALEAGWMVAEVGRQPWIVYGVMKTAEAVSPISPVQVGVTLAAFLIFYTILGVIDFWLLAHYARKGPEPVTA
- the rpmE gene encoding 50S ribosomal protein L31 → MKKGIHPEYYPEAVIRCACGNEFTVGATRPEIRVEVCSKCHPFFTGEQRFVDTEGRVEKFMKKYAEYYEKQSS
- a CDS encoding RrF2 family transcriptional regulator, which gives rise to MKITQAEDYGIRCVLYLSRYPEKTIPRWNIARAMDIPEPFLAKIAQDLARAGIITITRGRKGGYRLAVPPEELTLLRVVEAMSGEIFLSHCVLDPENCKRSSLCPTHEVWAEIRELLRKKLDQITFADLVQRESCLLDNRRSRRRK
- a CDS encoding HU family DNA-binding protein; translated protein: MSKDTLKGFESLAEALSERLGVSRRKARLFLRALAEELQRALEEEGVVHLGSWGRFRVFRGKKGVRVVFRPGKPLREAFQQVR
- a CDS encoding response regulator; translated protein: MAQRILLIEDDSDIREQLKEYLGLLAPGSEILTASNVAEAEKLLQEKSFSLVISDCLLPDGLACELLEGISPGTPVIILTGYAEEEALQKVSSVFPGPLYLFKKPISLSEIGKIVQRHLKGV
- the prfA gene encoding peptide chain release factor 1, with product MALSDLYLSRLAEVERRYEELSRLLSDPETLEDRKRYAELAREHAELEGIVEAYREYRRVLKEIEENKELLEEGDEELRELAREELKTLESRAEALEKEIPLLLLPRDPNDEKDVILEIRAGAGGEEAALFAADLLRMYARYAERRGWRLEILSAHETGLGGFKEVIARVEGKGAYSRLKYESGVHRVQRIPVTESGGRIHTSTVTVAVLPEADEVEVEIRPEELRIETMRASGHGGQHVNRTESAVRITHLPTGITVYCANERSQHQNRATALKILRARLYEKALREQQEKIQAARRSQVGTGERSERIRTYNFPQNRVTDHRIGLTLYRLEEILDGDLDEFIDALITHFRTEALKREEEALLREAA
- the moaA gene encoding GTP 3',8-cyclase MoaA, which gives rise to MLKDRYGRRLRYLRVSVTDRCNFRCLYCSRDFSEWLPREDILSLEEIREVVAAAVSLGVERVRLTGGEPLVRRDFPHLVRMLSEIPGLRDLSLTTNGYRLAELARELKQAGLHRVNLSLDTLKAERFRELTGVDGLSRVLSGLEAALSVGLHPVKVNMVVMRGVNEDEILEMARLSLSEPLEVRFIEFMPVGPGVSWEEERFLPLAEIMERVRELGPLEEVPSQGGGPARVFRLPGARGRVGFIAAISRHFCDRCNRLRLTAEGRLRLCLFSEEEFDLRPYLGRGPEVLREALLEAVRRKPFGKELSGKRRRPMRAIGG
- a CDS encoding Trm112 family protein, which produces MGLPPELRELLACPRCKGGLEEREDPPGLICHPCGLFYEIREGIPVLLVEEARPLAEVLPDEPSPQAP
- a CDS encoding Mth938-like domain-containing protein, whose protein sequence is MIEAYRFGEMVVSGKTYRRDLKIIEGRVVPDWWRREGHLLAPEDLEDVWAARPEVLVVGTGASGVMRVDPRVKERAQALGITLEIYPTAKAAERFNQLFSEGRRVAGAFHLTC
- a CDS encoding DUF4416 family protein is translated as MSHPRKPPEALYFVSAFGREEARVLEAVEALSETLGPVLFRSPWRPFSYTDYYFAEFGSPLVRAFFFFDLRPQEDLVEIKHQAYRVEKAFSQKGRRTVNLDPGYLLLSRVVLSTFKDFAHRIYLGRGVFAEVTLIFRQGSFRTLPWTYPDYAAAETLNLFNRLREEYKKHLKCLKIATEEGSVT
- the rho gene encoding transcription termination factor Rho; protein product: MSQEVLPKEEELPSEEIEVLELSELRRRPLSELAELALAYGVENAGDLRKQELVSAIVRAHLEKGGEVRAEGVLEVLPEGFGFLRFPDYSYLPGPEDIYVSPSQIRRFGLRTGDTVSGFIRPPKEGEKYFALLKIEKINFQSPEKARLRIPFDQLTPIYPNEWLRLETDPDNFSTRIVDLFCPIGKGQRGLIVAPPRTGKTMLLQNIANGIARNYPEVYLIILLIDERPEEVTDMERNVPAAEVISSTFDEPPQRHTQVAEIVIERAKRLVEYGYDVVILLDSLTRLARAYNTVVPSSGKLLSGGIDAQALHKPKRFFGAARNIEEGGSLTIIATCLIDTGSRMDEVIFEEFKGTGNLEIHLDRRLADRRIWPAINIHLSGTRKEELLLPPEILHRVWLLRKVLSPLNPVDCMEFLLDKMKDTKSNAEFLASMNQ
- the cydB gene encoding cytochrome d ubiquinol oxidase subunit II, giving the protein MEHNVFQVIWFVLWGVLWAVYFVLDGFDLGAGILLPCVTKNEAERRAVYQAIGPFWDGNEVWLITAGGATFAAFPKTYAVMFSGLYTALFVLLFALIVRGVAIEFREKVAGEGWRRFWDFLFWISSLVATLILGVAFGNLFLGLPIDAQGIFRGSFLTLLHPYALLVGALFVVAISVHGACWLAFRVNGEFRERLLRDAKILWVFEAVLAVAVLLFSLKLTPLWGNYLKAPVLFVFPLLAVVGLILVPYFLNAGRTLAAFLSSGAAILGVTAWGVAGLFPNLFPSRLNPEWSLTIYNSSSSPLTLKIMTVVAVVFVPIVLLYTLWTYRTFSYRITREELAYGEGY
- a CDS encoding aminotransferase class I/II-fold pyridoxal phosphate-dependent enzyme: MAEFPPVKPARRTERIEYAVRDIVLTAEEAARRGRELLFLNIGDPIQYDFYTPRPLVEAACKAMFENLTGYSASAGVDEALEAIRREARRRGIEPVDIFITTGASEAIDFALTALVNSGDNVLVPFPGYPLYTAILAKLEAEARPYYLREEEGWQPDPEEIASRVNERTRGIVLINPNNPTGAVFSREVLAAIAEVARRHRLVIFSDEIYDKLVFDEDEHVSIAALAPDVPVVTFNGLSKCYLAPGFRIGWGIVSGPAEALRDYVEAIHKLARARLSTSHPKQYAIPVALEGDQAHLPPVVEKLRRRRDLTYKMLNEIPGISCVKPRGAFYAFPRIEVPGVSDREFVRELILETGVVVVHGSGFGQLPGTAHFRVVFLPPEEVLARAFERLADFAGRFFKRYGL